A window from Dunckerocampus dactyliophorus isolate RoL2022-P2 chromosome 15, RoL_Ddac_1.1, whole genome shotgun sequence encodes these proteins:
- the dennd4c gene encoding DENN domain-containing protein 4C isoform X1 yields the protein MIEDKGHRVTDYFVVAGLTDKSAPLEHDLSEAKSSGPKAPITDLTVINKSAGEAVPEGFTCIDSTPSGQPANLNHGSLKSPELFLCYKRTRGKPPLIDVGVLYEGKERLIQGCEVIQATPYGRCANVNNSSATSQRIFITFRRAPPVQPQNSLAVTDICVIVTSKGETPPHTFCKVDKNLNCGMWGSSVFLCYKKSVSASNSITYKAGLIFRYPEEDYESFPLSESVPLFCLPMGAKIECWAPNTRDPLPIFSTFVLTISSGEKVYGSAIQFYEPYPVELLSEKQKVHLGLLTTVEKKMIPNRPVNTNKCICLLSRWPFFESFRKFLMFLYKLSVSGPHPLPIEKHISHFLHNVSFPSPQRPRILVQLSAHDTLILSQPVSTPLPLSGADYSTLLMNLGSENCATLLHFVLLESKILLHSLRPAVLTGVAEAVVAMIFPFQWQCPYIPLCPLSLAGVLNAPLPFIVGVDSRYFDLYDPPPDVVCVDLDTNTIYLSDEKKHNNWKNLPKKPCKSLINTLSNLHRQLATVSVRPTAQTGSAVDMTPIEADFTWHKKKTALEMEIQEAFLRFMASILKGYRSYLKPITQAPSEKATAADSLYDLQGFLKSRDRAHQKFYSQLTKTQIFIRFIEECTFVSDKDTGLAFFDDCVEKLFPSDKITEKGTKVEGESSEDTRLLELDESQKSEHTVFVMPPEPPAEDGHEAPNRYTYKGFPRLTMALFDRPRELRPAISRGTAGASLSSSPALLAKRTKQEIKLAYKMAKRFYSDPQLWARCLFSHCYSLWFICLPAALCLAKSKSRAMQQAYNVLLKMRTTEVEVLDEVCYRVVMQLCGVWGLPVMAVRVLVEMKKAGIHPNAITYGYYNKAVLESPWPSRNRSGLFMWTKLRNVLRGVAQFKKAVNQSSSRKKTTLSSTEGPSLNRLSHCSADSSGEVNMEEHLTADKPCHTSSQSDQGYGSKDELHQELPESLHTAAADERSKAKAQHNEGDISGSVDCAVAVADPASPVDAPSSVPSIVKLSTGSLDAGRESGKLFRRKSTTDNVSLPDDDVSIEAGDMGAQPQKQRQKAFAERSRSFSAETRAGMLSEKGVDHMASQLGADARILAAALSTAQTLSPGSVSKAVFQDLEEEPEDDQGTIVRKLPDEEAASEEGKRPEEKMEKRERKRTETSEVEVGADPLSLLVSEGEESASVTSQEPPRSMPTVVSRNLAEEIEMYMNLQSPLGIKSSSMELKQPQDESADAPQSKQPLERRSSLPAPPPKTPTGSPADTPKRSPSAVTRSKTFAAKTKPAVSKAVSPAVRSSSLTALVKSSQGGSLGSVINSISGIKMDNLLSGPKIDVLKSGMKQAANVASKMWVAVATAYSYSDDEEEQVPSGGGFPARLDEHMLMDVDDSPEGGAIPGLVANGLNQSCTSIGSSSGSSDTGRGTQLTLATPGRSGRAPDSEQGSSHHASSSSIFQSYALEVLMSSCSQCRSCEGLVYDEEIMAGWTANDSNLNTSCPFCRAAFLPLLHVEFHDLRAATGFYMNPSASGDSIHSTSGQPTAHSDMKTQDLVDFPTEEQRETLDNCPGTHKSLIPEPVQSDPLGLLEHQSSGKKCGGTSLTRSNSVGGPLQGLDSCLGPGHGVSTTSLPCSLHEVSDGMTATRPNPKPVSVPYLSPLVLRKELETLLENEGDQVIYTHKFLSQHPIIFWNLVWYFRRLDLPSHLPGLILTSEHCNNGAQVLCIHNSALIMVLLQSFQPLKQVSVQLPLTSLSQDSKQVYIQLLWDNINLHQEAGEPLYLLWRTLLEKKGTLAPTDHQEIRTLLNTIVRNIQTNDVYGPINLLIREIKRRPDGIKRQRSTYREILFLSLVALGRENIDVEAFDREYLVAYEELSAEQLKSLERIDRPPSASVQRCLRCFGTPFI from the exons ATGATAGAGGACAAGGGTCACCGCGTCACCGACTATTTTGTGGTGGCTGGGCTGACGGACAAGTCGGCGCCATTGGAACATGACCTCTCCGAGGCCAAGTCCAGTGGGCCCAAGGCGCCCATCACCGACCTGACCGTCATCAATAAGTCGGCGGGCGAGGCAGTGCCTGAGGGCTTCACCTGCATCGACAGCACTCCCAGTGGCCAACCGGCCAACCTGAACCACGGCAGCCTGAAGAGCCCTGAGCTCTTCCTGTGCTACAAAAGGACACGGGGGAAGCCGCCTCTCATAGACGTCGG CGTTCTCTATGAGGGCAAGGAGCGTCTCATTCAGGGCTGTGAGGTGATCCAGGCCACTCCGTACGGCCGCTGCGCCAATGTCAACAACAGCTCTGCCACCTCACAGCGCATCTTCATCACCTTCCGCCGTGCGCCGCCCGTCCAACCCCAGAACTCCCTGGCGGTGACCGACATCTGCGTCATCGTCACCAGTAAAGGCGAGACGCCGCCGCATACATTCTGCAAGGTGGACAAGAACCTCAACTGCGGCATG TGGGGCTCCAGTGTGTTTCTCTGCTATAAGAAGTCCGTGTCAGCGTCAAACTCCATCACTTACAAAGCTG GTCTCATCTTTCGCTACCCAGAGGAAGACTATGAGTCTTTCCCCCTATCAGAGTCCGTTCCTCTCTTCTGCTTACCCATGGGCGCCAAAATTGAGTGCTGGGCGCCGAACACCCGAGACCCTCTGCCCATCTTCTCCACGTTTGTCCTGACCATCAGCTCTGGTGAAAAG GTGTACGGGTCGGCCATTCAATTTTATGAGCCATACCCTGTGGAGCTGCTGAGCGAGAAACAGAAGGTTCACCTGGGCCTGCTCACCACTGTAGAGAAGAAAATGATCCCCAACCGGCCTGTGAACACCAACAAATGCATCTGCCTGCTCTCCCGCTGGCCCTTCTTTGAATCCTTCCGCAAGTTCCTCATGTTCCTCTACAAGCTGTCCGTCTCTGGCCCACACCCGCTGCCCATTGAAAA gcatatttcacactttttgcaCAATGTGTCCTTTCCTTCACCGCAAAGGCCTCGAATCCTGGTCCAA CTCTCTGCACATGACACCTTGATCCTTTCCCAGCCTGTGTCGACACCTTTACCCCTCAG CGGAGCTGACTACAGCACCCTCTTGATGAATCTGGGCTCTGAGAACTGTGCCACACTTCTCCACTTTGTGTTGCTGGAGAGCAAGATCTTACTTCACTCGCTCCGGCCGGCGGTGCTCACGGGAGTTGCGGAGGCTGTGGTGGCA ATGATCTTCCCCTTCCAGTGGCAGTGTCCATACATCCCCCTGTGTCCGCTCTCCCTCGCGGGGGTTCTCAATGCTCCTcttccttttattgtgggcgTGGACTCTCGGTACTTTGATCTTTATGACCCACCGCCGGATGTTGTCTGCGTGGATCTGGACACCAACACCATCTACTT GTCAGACGAGAAGAAGCACAACAACTGGAAGAACCTCCCGAAGAAGCCCTGCAAGAGCCTCATTAACACGCTGAGCAACTTGCATCGCCAGCTGGCCACGG TTTCAGTCCGGCCTACAGCACAGACGGGCTCGGCAGTGGACATGACCCCCATTGAGGCCGACTTCACCTGGCACAAGAAGAAGACGGCCCTGGAGATGGAAATCCAGGAGGCCTTCCTGCGCTTCATGGCTTCCATTCTGAAGGGCTACCGCTCCTACCTCAAACCCATCACCCAGGCGCCATCAGAGAAGGCCACAGCCGCCGACTCCCTCTACGACCTGCAAG gttttctcaaaagcagagACCGTGCTCACCAGAAGTTCTACTCGCAGCTCACCAAGACCCAAATATTCATCCGCTTCATCGAGGAGTGCACTTTTGTCAGCGACAAGGATACCGGTTTGGCCTTTTTTGACGACTGTGTCGAGAAG CTTTTTCCATCTGATAAAATCACCGAGAAGGGCACCAAG GTGGAAGGAGAGTCATCGGAGGACACCAGACTGCTTGAGCTGGACGAGTCACAGAAGAGTGAGCACACTGTCTTTGTGATGCCTCCCGAACCCCCAGCGGAGGACGGACACGAAGCGCCCAACAGATACAC TTACAAAGGTTTCCCCCGGCTGACGATGGCGCTGTTTGACCGTCCCCGTGAGTTACGGCCCGCAATCAGCAGAGGAACAGCGGGCGCCAGTCTCTCCAGCAGTCCTGCTCTACTCGCCAAGCGGACCAAGCAG gaGATCAAACTGGCCTACAAGATGGCAAAGCGCTTTTACTCGGACCCGCAGCTGTGGGCTCGCTGTTTGTTCAGCCACTGTTACAGCCTGTGGTTCATCTGCCTGCCAGCTGCGCTATGCCTGGCCAAGTCTAAGAGCCGCGCCATGCAGCAGGCATACAATGTCCTTTTAAAGATGAGAACGACTGAGGTGGAGGTGTTGGATGAG GTGTGTTACAGAGTGGTCATGCAGCTCTGTGGCGTTTGGGGTCTTCCCGTCATGGCCGTGCGAGTGCTGGTTGAGATGAAGAAAGCTGGCATTCATCCCAATGCCATCACATATGGATACTACAATAAG GCGGTCTTAGAGAGCCCGTGGCCAAGCAGAAACCGTAGTGGCCTCTTTATGTGGACCAAGCTGCGCAACGTGCTGCGTGGGGTGGCTCAGTTCAAGAAAGCTGTTAACCAATCTTCATCTAGGAAGAAAACCACATTGTCAAGCACAG AAGGGCCATCCTTGAACCGTTTGAGCCACTGCAGCGCCGACAGCTCGGGAGAAGTCAACATGGAGGAGCACCTGACCGCAGACAAGCCTTGTCACACAA GTAGCCAGTCTGATCAAGGCTACGGCTCCAAGGATGAGCTGCATCAGGAACTGCCTGAGTCGTTGCATACAGCAGCAGCTGATGAGAGAAGCAAAGCTAAAGCACAACATAATG AAGGTGACATTTCCGGATCAGTGGATTGTGCTGTCGCAGTGGCAGATCCCGCCAGTCCTGTCGATGCTCCCTCGTCTGTCCCCAGTATAGTGAAATTGTCCACAGGGAGCCTTGATGCTGGCAGGGAATCAG GTAAACTGTTCCGAAGGAAAAGCACGACTGATAACGTGTCTCTCCCCGATGACGACGTCTCAATTGAAGCTGGTGACATGGGAGCTCAGCCTCAGAAGCAGCGGCAGAAAGCCTTTGCCGAGCGCAGCCGCAGCTTCAGCGCTGAAACGCGGGCCGGGATGCTCTCTGAGAAAGGCGTAGACCACATGGCCAGCCAGCTGGGTGCAGACGCCCGCATCTTGGCCGCTGCGCTCTCCACTGCACAGACCCTTTCCCCTGGCAGTGTGTCCAAAGCGGTCTTCCAGGACCTGGAGGAAGAGCCAGAAGACGATCAGGGCACGATTGTGAGGAAGCTACCCGATGAGGAAGCAGCATCAGAGGAAGGAAAACGACCTGAAGAAAAGATGGAGAAGCGGGAGAGGAAACGTACTGAAACAAGCGAGGTGGAGGTGGGGGCGGATCCTCTTTCCCTCCTGGTGTCAGAGGGCGAAGAGTCGGCGTCTGTCACCAGCCAGGAGCCTCCTCGCTCCATGCCCACAGTGGTGTCCCGCAACCTGGCCGAGGAGATCGAAATGTACATGAACCTACAAAGTCCGCTGGGCATCAAGTCCTCCAGCATGGAGCTCAAGCAGCCGCAGGATGAGTCCGCCGATGCCCCACAGTCCAAACAACCTCTGGAGCGCAGGTCCAGTCTTCCCGCACCTCCACCGAAAACTCCGACAGGGTCGCCAGCAGACACACCCAAACGTAGCCCCTCCGCTGTCACTCGCTCGAAGACGTTCGCGGCAAAGACGAAGCCGGCCGTCAGCAAAGCCGTTAGTCCTGCTGTGAGATCGTCGTCACTGACGGCACTTGTCAAGTCCTCCCAGGGGGGCTCACTGGGGTCGGTCATCAACTCCATCTCAGGCATCAAGATGGACAACTTGTTGTCTGGACCTAAAATTGATGTGCTCAAGTCCGGAATGAAGCAGGCAGCCAATGTGGCCAGCAAAATGTGGGTGGCTGTCGCTACAGCGTACTCCTACTCCGACGATGAG GAAGAGCAGGTTCCAAGCGGAGGTGGTTTCCCTGCCCGCCTGGATGAACACATGTTGATGGATGTAGACGACAGTCCAGAGGGAGGGGCCATCCCAGGATTGGTGGCCAACGGTCTCAACCAGAGCTGCACCAGCAtcggcagcagcagcggcagcagtgACACCGGAAGAGGGACGCAGCTAACAC TTGCGACCCCTGGGCGATCTGGCAGGGCTCCTGACTCAGAGCAAGGCTCCTCGCACCACGCCTCCTCTTCCAGCATCTTCCAGAGCTACGCACTTGAG GTGCTGATGTCCAGCTGCTCCCAGTGTCGCTCTTGTGAGGGGCTGGTGTACGACGAAGAGATCATGGCGGGATGGACGGCCAATGATTCCAACCTTAACACTAGTTGTCCGTTCTGTCGTGCAGCCTTTCTGCCCCTGCTGCATGTGGAGTTTCATGACTTGCGTGCGGCGACCGG GTTCTACATGAATCCCAGTGCCTCAGGAGACAGTATTCACAGCACTAGTGGACAACCCACAGCTCACAGTGACATGAAGACACAGGACCTCGTTGATTTCCCCACAGAGGAACAAAGAGAGACTCTGGATAACTGTCCTGGAACCCATAAGAG CCTGATTCCAGAACCAGTGCAGTCAGACCCGCTGGGCCTGCTGGAGCACCAGTCGTCGGGCAAGAAATGTGGTGGCACGTCGCTCACACGCAGCAACAGCGTCGGCGGCCCACTGCAGGGCCTGGACTCATGTCTTGGACCCGGCCATGGGGTCTCCACCACCAGCCTCCCCTGTAGCCTGCACGAGGTGTCG GATGGAATGACTGCAACCAGGCCGAACCCCAAGCCTGTGTCAGTGCCGTACCTTAGCCCATTGGTGCTGCGCAAGGAACTGGAGACCCTTCTGGAGAATGAAGGAGATCAG GTCATTTACACCCACAAGTTCCTTAGCCAGCATCCCATCATCTTCTGGAACCTCGTGTGGTATTTCCGCCGTTTAGATCTTCCCAGTCACCTGCCCGGCCTCATACTGACCTCCGAACACTGCAACAATGGAGCGCAGGTTCTATGCATCCATAACTCTGCCCTCATTATGGTTCTTTTACAGTCCTTTCAACCACTAAAGCAAGTGTCTGTGCAGCTTCCTCTGACATCACTGTCCCAGGACAGCAAGCAAGTGTACATCCAACTGTTGTGGGACAATATCAACCTGCACCAGGAAGCAGGAGAACCCCTCTACCTGCTTTGGAGGACCTTAT tggaaAAGAAGGGGACGTTGGCGCCGACGGATCACCAGGAAATCCGTACGCTCCTCAATACCATTGTCCGAAACATCCAGACCAACGATGTGTACGGGCCCATCAACCTGCTCATCCGAGAGATAAAAAGGCGTCCAGATGGCATCAAGCGGCAGAG GAGTACTTATAGAGAAATATTGTTTCTCTCACTTGTGGCCTTGGGACGGGAGAACATTGACGTTG AGGCCTTCGACAGGGAGTACCTGGTGGCCTACGAGGAGCTTAGCGCAGAGCAGCTCAAATCTCTGGAACGTATCGACCGGCCGCCCAGCGCCAGCGTGCAGCGGTGCCTCAGATGTTTTGGCACCCCATTCATCTAG